In one window of Frigoriglobus tundricola DNA:
- the devC gene encoding ABC transporter permease DevC has translation MAHPPPVPLAWRNLAHDKVRFALFASGIGFAVVLMGVQYGIMNAMLDSNTVLIRRLKCELVLVNPNKSALMFPEGVSRRRIEQALGVPGVASVAPVYLEYSAAQMRHTASDPARRTNTRRVRVIGVDPAADVLDLPGVTAAEWQALQTPGTALYDRKSRPHPDGTNHPGESVFGTLAAGTRTELAGREIVLVGGFEMGFDFSTDGSLVVSDRTFERWVREPYYPTSPTAEADLGCVKLAPGADPDDVRAALRAKFAAEGDVLVLTRDELVSREKRFWWTNTPIGFAFGAGVVLGFIVGMVICYQILASDVADHLPEYATLKAIGYTNRYLSWVVLQESLILAAGGFVPGMAVTYGTYLLLTHVTGLPLTLTPGRFALVLGLTVVMCAASGMMAVGKVKQVDPADVF, from the coding sequence ATGGCCCACCCCCCACCCGTACCTCTGGCCTGGCGCAACCTCGCACACGACAAGGTGCGGTTCGCGCTGTTCGCGTCCGGGATCGGGTTCGCGGTGGTGCTGATGGGCGTGCAGTACGGCATCATGAACGCGATGCTCGACAGCAACACGGTGCTGATCCGCCGGCTCAAGTGCGAACTGGTACTGGTGAACCCGAACAAATCGGCGCTGATGTTCCCCGAGGGCGTCTCGCGGCGCCGGATCGAACAGGCCCTCGGCGTGCCGGGCGTGGCGAGCGTCGCGCCGGTGTACCTGGAGTATTCGGCCGCGCAGATGCGGCACACGGCGAGCGACCCGGCCCGGAGGACCAACACGCGGCGGGTGCGCGTGATCGGCGTCGATCCGGCGGCGGACGTGCTCGACCTGCCGGGCGTGACCGCCGCCGAATGGCAGGCGCTCCAGACGCCCGGCACCGCGCTCTACGACCGCAAGAGCCGGCCGCACCCCGACGGGACCAACCACCCGGGCGAATCGGTGTTCGGCACACTCGCGGCGGGCACCCGCACCGAACTCGCCGGGCGCGAGATCGTCCTCGTCGGCGGCTTCGAGATGGGTTTCGATTTCAGTACCGACGGCAGCCTTGTGGTGAGCGACCGCACGTTCGAACGGTGGGTGCGCGAACCGTACTACCCGACGAGCCCCACCGCCGAGGCCGATCTGGGGTGTGTGAAGCTCGCGCCGGGGGCCGATCCCGACGACGTCCGGGCCGCACTGCGTGCGAAGTTCGCCGCTGAAGGCGACGTACTGGTGCTGACGCGGGACGAGCTGGTGTCCCGCGAGAAGCGGTTTTGGTGGACGAACACGCCGATCGGCTTCGCGTTCGGCGCCGGCGTCGTGTTGGGCTTCATCGTCGGAATGGTGATCTGCTACCAGATCCTCGCGAGCGACGTGGCCGACCACCTGCCCGAGTACGCCACGCTCAAGGCGATTGGCTACACCAACCGTTACCTGAGCTGGGTCGTGCTGCAAGAGTCGCTCATCCTGGCCGCGGGCGGGTTCGTTCCCGGAATGGCGGTGACGTATGGCACCTATCTCCTGCTGACGCATGTCACAGGACTGCCGCTGACCCTCACGCCCGGCCGGTTCGCGCTGGTTCTCGGTCTGACGGTGGTGATGTGCGCGGCGTCGGGGATGATGGCCGTGGGCAAGGTGAAGCAGGTGGACCCCGCCGATGTCTTCTAG
- a CDS encoding DMT family transporter, with translation MHWLYLIAAGCFECSFTTCLKLSEGLTRTGWTVAFVLLSVVSFGLLTLAAQKIPLGTAYAVWTGIGAVGTALVGIIWFKDPATFWRLFFLAGVIGSLIGLKLVSPDHD, from the coding sequence ATGCACTGGCTCTATCTCATCGCCGCCGGCTGCTTCGAGTGCTCGTTCACCACGTGTCTGAAGCTGTCCGAGGGGTTAACGAGGACCGGGTGGACGGTCGCGTTCGTGTTGCTTTCCGTGGTCAGCTTCGGGCTGCTGACGCTGGCGGCCCAGAAGATCCCGCTGGGTACGGCCTACGCCGTCTGGACCGGGATCGGGGCGGTCGGCACGGCGCTGGTGGGCATCATCTGGTTCAAGGACCCGGCCACCTTCTGGCGGCTGTTCTTCCTCGCGGGCGTCATCGGCTCCCTGATCGGGCTGAAGCTCGTCTCCCCCGACCACGACTGA
- a CDS encoding aminotransferase class I/II-fold pyridoxal phosphate-dependent enzyme encodes MPAPLDRLIDSLSRTGMTRFFRRMFDDYPDLLMKDQQVDEVGPDRAIKLGGRWVTNFGSDSFLGLDQDARVKAAVERGVRAWGTHNGSSRAFSSVEPNVRAERKIARWMGTEAALIYPSVTLANTGALPGLVTRQDVVVADQYAHNSIDEGLKLAKARGVRTAKFAHNDPAALDETLRALQPYRYAVVAVDGVYSMSGQLPPLAEFRSIARDRSACLYVDDAHATGVLGACGRGTVLEALDGYDNVLSVGSLSKGFSCLGGFVAGKQAAIDVLKLRSNSLIFGGPVPPPYLEAVCEVVDILSSAEYPVLRAKLDANVRRLSEGAARIGLAVMGGLVPIVSVLVGPEEATLKAGKFLYERGYYVQSVVFPAVPHGAGVLRMQVNANHAPAQIDALLDALAALKQSAALPEPSALAALMAA; translated from the coding sequence ATGCCCGCCCCCTTGGATCGGCTGATTGACTCTCTGTCGCGGACCGGCATGACGCGGTTCTTCCGCCGCATGTTCGACGACTACCCCGACCTGCTGATGAAAGATCAGCAGGTCGACGAGGTCGGCCCGGACCGGGCGATCAAGCTCGGCGGCCGGTGGGTCACGAACTTCGGGTCCGACAGCTTCCTGGGCCTCGACCAGGACGCGCGGGTGAAGGCCGCGGTCGAGCGCGGGGTCCGCGCCTGGGGCACCCACAACGGCAGCTCGCGGGCGTTCTCCAGCGTCGAACCGAACGTGCGGGCCGAGCGGAAGATCGCCCGGTGGATGGGCACCGAGGCCGCGCTCATCTACCCGTCGGTCACGCTCGCGAACACGGGCGCCCTGCCCGGGCTCGTGACGCGCCAGGACGTGGTCGTCGCCGACCAGTACGCGCACAACTCGATCGACGAGGGGCTGAAACTCGCCAAGGCCCGCGGCGTGCGCACGGCGAAGTTCGCCCACAACGACCCGGCGGCTCTGGACGAGACGCTCCGCGCCCTCCAGCCGTACCGGTACGCGGTCGTCGCGGTGGACGGCGTGTACAGCATGAGCGGCCAGCTGCCGCCGCTGGCCGAGTTCCGCAGCATCGCCCGCGACCGCTCCGCGTGCCTGTACGTGGACGACGCGCACGCGACGGGCGTGCTCGGCGCGTGCGGGCGGGGCACCGTCCTTGAGGCCCTGGACGGGTACGACAACGTGCTGTCCGTCGGGTCGCTGTCCAAGGGGTTCTCGTGCCTGGGCGGGTTCGTGGCCGGCAAGCAGGCCGCCATCGACGTGCTCAAGCTCCGCTCCAATTCGCTCATCTTCGGCGGCCCGGTGCCCCCGCCGTACCTGGAGGCCGTGTGCGAGGTGGTGGACATCCTCTCGTCCGCCGAGTACCCGGTGCTGCGGGCGAAACTGGACGCGAACGTGCGGCGGCTGAGTGAGGGCGCGGCGCGGATCGGGCTGGCGGTGATGGGCGGGCTGGTGCCGATCGTCTCCGTGCTGGTCGGTCCGGAGGAGGCGACGCTGAAGGCCGGCAAGTTCCTCTACGAGCGCGGGTACTACGTGCAGTCGGTGGTCTTCCCGGCGGTCCCGCACGGGGCCGGCGTGTTGCGGATGCAGGTGAACGCCAACCACGCGCCGGCCCAGATCGACGCCCTGCTCGACGCCCTGGCCGCACTCAAGCAGAGCGCGGCGCTGCCGGAACCGTCCGCTCTCGCGGCGCTCATGGCTGCTTGA
- the rbfA gene encoding 30S ribosome-binding factor RbfA — protein sequence MKSHRLARVSEVIRETAANAILFELKDPRVKNVTVTRAEVSGDLQHAKVFVSVMGSEREQQLTMHGLKSAAGFVQTKVADRLTSRYVPHVTFVLDEGVKKSIEIGRLIREETERLAADHPSGATGAHGAETPEEDEDAEEEDAGAAPADPNSPPPARETARAPGAAAADGSTDRPT from the coding sequence ATGAAATCCCACCGGCTGGCCCGTGTTTCCGAAGTGATCCGCGAGACCGCGGCCAACGCCATTTTGTTCGAGCTGAAGGACCCGCGCGTCAAGAACGTCACGGTCACCCGCGCCGAGGTGTCCGGCGACCTCCAACACGCGAAGGTGTTCGTCTCGGTGATGGGCTCCGAGCGGGAGCAGCAGCTCACGATGCACGGGCTCAAGAGCGCGGCCGGGTTCGTCCAGACCAAGGTGGCCGACCGCCTCACGTCCCGGTACGTGCCGCACGTCACGTTCGTGCTCGATGAGGGCGTGAAGAAGAGCATCGAGATCGGCCGGCTCATCCGCGAGGAGACCGAGCGGCTCGCCGCCGATCACCCGTCGGGCGCGACCGGGGCGCACGGAGCCGAGACCCCCGAAGAAGACGAGGACGCCGAGGAAGAAGACGCCGGGGCCGCTCCGGCCGACCCGAACAGTCCCCCGCCCGCGCGCGAAACGGCCCGCGCGCCGGGGGCCGCAGCCGCCGACGGATCGACGGACCGCCCGACCTGA
- a CDS encoding DUF503 domain-containing protein, which yields MFRVPRPALFDMVIGSLQCRLLVRESRTLKDKRQVVRSVLDRMTAAFNVSAAEVDTHDDVKVATLGFAAVGFEHAAVRGALQKIADALRVHPVAEYLGGEIAVGSEVV from the coding sequence TTGTTCCGCGTTCCGCGCCCCGCACTCTTCGACATGGTGATAGGCAGCCTCCAGTGCCGGCTCCTCGTCCGCGAGTCCCGCACGCTAAAGGACAAGCGGCAGGTCGTGCGGAGCGTCCTCGACCGCATGACGGCCGCGTTCAACGTGTCCGCGGCCGAAGTGGACACGCACGACGACGTGAAGGTGGCGACGCTCGGGTTCGCCGCCGTCGGGTTCGAGCACGCGGCCGTTCGGGGCGCGCTCCAGAAAATCGCCGACGCGCTCCGGGTTCACCCGGTCGCGGAGTACCTCGGCGGCGAAATCGCCGTCGGCAGCGAGGTGGTGTGA
- a CDS encoding endonuclease III domain-containing protein, which translates to MPAITNKQQLLTHAQAALKKRFPLPELEPEAPRPLLEELLFAICREGSTTEDAVAAYDRLRKTFVDWNEVRVSTVQEVADALRPLPHAGPRAGWIIGVLHAVFEMNYSYDLGDMEKKGLKQAAKQVSRYFNDSDLKKLGLKQAAKQIARFKQVNDFAVAWVVQRSLGGHAIPLDGPTVRVLQRLGVVEEVDPDDLESLRGGIEHVIPKARGPEFTELMSIHAKELCTETAPHCTKCPLLSECPAGQELTKKPAKDAAEPKPKKSR; encoded by the coding sequence ATGCCGGCCATCACGAACAAGCAGCAACTCCTCACCCACGCGCAGGCGGCCCTCAAGAAGAGGTTCCCGCTGCCCGAGCTGGAGCCGGAGGCGCCGCGCCCCCTGCTCGAAGAGCTCCTGTTCGCCATCTGCCGCGAGGGCAGCACCACCGAGGACGCCGTAGCCGCGTACGATCGGCTCCGCAAGACGTTCGTGGACTGGAACGAGGTCCGGGTCAGCACGGTGCAGGAAGTGGCCGACGCGCTCCGGCCGCTGCCGCACGCCGGCCCGCGCGCCGGGTGGATCATCGGCGTGCTGCACGCCGTCTTCGAGATGAACTACTCCTACGACCTCGGCGACATGGAGAAGAAGGGGCTGAAACAGGCCGCCAAACAGGTCTCGCGGTACTTCAACGACAGCGACCTGAAGAAGCTCGGGCTGAAGCAGGCGGCCAAGCAGATCGCCCGGTTCAAGCAGGTGAACGATTTCGCGGTGGCGTGGGTGGTGCAGCGGTCGCTCGGCGGGCACGCGATCCCGCTCGACGGCCCGACGGTGCGCGTCCTCCAGCGGCTCGGCGTGGTCGAAGAGGTGGACCCGGACGACCTGGAATCGCTCCGCGGCGGCATCGAGCACGTGATCCCGAAGGCCCGCGGCCCGGAGTTCACGGAACTGATGAGCATCCACGCGAAGGAACTCTGCACGGAGACCGCCCCGCACTGCACGAAGTGCCCGCTCCTCTCCGAGTGCCCGGCGGGTCAGGAGCTGACCAAGAAGCCGGCCAAGGACGCGGCCGAACCCAAACCGAAGAAGTCGCGGTAG
- a CDS encoding MBOAT family O-acyltransferase: MPFLLAAAEADTIAKATADAAHASAPVYFQKLHNLLPAPFFHTPGFLAFFAIVLAVYWFIPRRWQMARVWVLVVASFHFYAAWSYELAFLVTGTTVADYLFGRVMGLSKRPGFRRLIVVASIVMNLGILCYFKYRGFFLNELYDGLRALGAQPGFEKLNPLAVFVPFGISFYTFEAISYAVDVYRRKIEPETSLPRFLLFILFFPHLVAGPIVRAGDFLTQARRPKRWNWVRVQAGVQLFLIGAFKKMAIADRMALFCDPVFKDPEHYSTSAVWLAVLAYAVRIYCDFSGYSDMAVGAAHLLGYKLVNNFNMPYLATNVSDFWRRWHVSLSTWLRDYVFIPLGGSRGSRWLNYRNLLVTMTVGGLWHGAAWGYILWGLAHGLMLVAHRQFRDYCEGKPRLTAFLETAFGTGLRIVLTFVCVSLCWVLFQPELSKALAIYAKLFQFQRGVGLPLNNSILWYLVGFLFACQWLVRSGVWAKVYPRLPAPVLGTGYAVCLCAALVLAPDNGTTFIYFQF, encoded by the coding sequence ATGCCATTCCTGCTCGCCGCTGCCGAGGCGGACACGATCGCGAAGGCGACCGCCGACGCGGCCCACGCTTCGGCCCCCGTCTACTTCCAGAAGCTCCACAACCTGTTACCGGCTCCGTTCTTCCACACGCCGGGGTTCCTCGCGTTCTTTGCGATCGTCCTGGCGGTGTACTGGTTCATCCCGCGCCGCTGGCAGATGGCGCGCGTCTGGGTGCTGGTGGTCGCCAGCTTCCACTTTTACGCGGCGTGGAGCTACGAACTCGCGTTCCTCGTCACCGGCACCACGGTCGCGGACTACCTGTTCGGTCGGGTGATGGGCCTGTCGAAGCGGCCCGGCTTCCGCCGGCTGATCGTGGTCGCCAGCATCGTCATGAACCTGGGCATCCTGTGCTACTTCAAGTACCGCGGGTTCTTCCTGAACGAACTGTACGACGGGCTGCGGGCGCTCGGCGCGCAACCGGGGTTCGAGAAGCTGAACCCGCTGGCGGTCTTCGTCCCGTTCGGCATCTCGTTCTACACGTTCGAGGCGATCAGCTACGCGGTCGATGTGTACCGGCGGAAGATCGAGCCGGAAACGAGCCTGCCGCGGTTCCTGCTGTTCATCCTGTTCTTCCCGCACCTCGTCGCCGGGCCGATCGTCCGCGCCGGCGACTTCCTCACCCAGGCGCGGCGCCCCAAGCGGTGGAACTGGGTCCGCGTGCAGGCGGGCGTGCAACTGTTCCTGATCGGCGCGTTCAAGAAGATGGCGATCGCCGACCGGATGGCGCTGTTCTGCGACCCGGTGTTCAAGGACCCCGAGCACTACAGCACGTCCGCGGTGTGGCTGGCGGTCCTGGCCTACGCGGTCCGCATCTACTGCGACTTCTCCGGCTACTCGGACATGGCGGTCGGCGCGGCGCACCTGCTGGGCTACAAGCTGGTGAACAACTTCAACATGCCGTACCTGGCGACGAACGTGTCCGACTTCTGGCGCCGGTGGCACGTCTCGCTTTCGACCTGGCTCCGCGACTACGTGTTCATCCCGCTGGGCGGGAGCCGCGGGTCGCGGTGGCTGAACTACCGCAACCTGCTCGTCACGATGACCGTCGGCGGTCTGTGGCACGGGGCCGCGTGGGGCTACATCCTCTGGGGCCTGGCGCACGGGCTGATGCTCGTCGCGCACAGGCAGTTCCGGGACTACTGCGAGGGTAAACCCCGACTCACTGCGTTCCTCGAAACGGCGTTCGGAACGGGTCTGCGGATCGTGCTCACGTTCGTGTGCGTGAGCCTGTGCTGGGTGCTGTTCCAGCCCGAGCTGAGTAAGGCGCTGGCGATTTACGCAAAGTTGTTCCAGTTCCAGAGGGGCGTGGGGCTGCCGCTCAACAACAGCATTCTGTGGTACCTGGTGGGCTTCCTGTTTGCGTGTCAGTGGCTGGTGCGGTCCGGCGTGTGGGCCAAGGTGTACCCGCGGCTCCCGGCCCCGGTTCTCGGCACCGGGTACGCGGTGTGCCTCTGCGCGGCGCTGGTTCTCGCGCCGGACAACGGCACCACGTTTATTTACTTCCAGTTCTGA
- a CDS encoding ATP-binding protein: MAHDKWKLALTADAPPGPALVIGDLSHLQQAVENLVFNARDATFEMRNHLRDEAKRETDPAARRQKLLSAAAWRGEVHLAARRDGAHVVLEVRDNGIGMTDEVRRNCLKTHFSTKRDNALYEGYSAGMGLGLSFVAMVLEHHKAALEIDSAPLRGTTFRIRFPLASE; the protein is encoded by the coding sequence ATGGCCCACGACAAGTGGAAGCTGGCCCTCACCGCGGACGCGCCGCCCGGGCCGGCGCTGGTGATCGGGGACCTGTCGCACCTGCAACAGGCCGTCGAGAACCTCGTCTTCAACGCCCGGGACGCGACCTTCGAGATGCGGAACCACCTCCGCGACGAGGCGAAGCGCGAAACGGACCCGGCCGCGCGGCGCCAGAAGCTCCTCAGCGCGGCGGCCTGGCGCGGCGAGGTTCACCTGGCCGCGCGCCGGGACGGCGCCCACGTGGTCCTCGAAGTGCGCGACAACGGCATCGGGATGACGGACGAGGTGCGGCGCAACTGCCTGAAGACGCACTTCTCCACGAAGCGCGACAACGCCCTCTACGAGGGCTACAGCGCCGGTATGGGTCTGGGGCTGTCGTTCGTGGCGATGGTGCTGGAGCACCACAAGGCCGCGCTCGAGATCGACTCCGCGCCGCTGCGCGGCACGACGTTCCGCATCCGCTTCCCGCTCGCGTCGGAGTAG
- a CDS encoding ATP-binding cassette domain-containing protein, translating to MGPSHLPPPGQPVLRIRGVNHYFGTGDTRTQVLFGNTLEVMPGELVIMSGPSGSGKTTILTLIGGLRTLQEGEIEVWDADRGDYRTLRGTPEPELVTVRRLIGFIFQRHNLFDSLTAVQNIRMAQRLKENGPADPDRDARDLLTYLLLGERDLSGNPQKSRFDYKPAALSGGQRQRVAIARALINRPKLVLADEPTAALDANSGLAVVTLLQELARERSAAELRALVRAAEEAGENGRLAEWQVVLLKRIANEHGTTSLIVTHDARIMNLADRIVHMERGRIESNVVVAERLFVREGLRQSPAFAAILPEEQEKIADAVLIGVHPNEAVRPDQLAARPGRVEVYEPGQVIVREGDPVNELSKFYLIRRGTVEVLRAANGAPQKLTEMGPGRYFGEVAFLLNQPRNATVRALTRAEVYTVDRATFDKFRSVSLPFVERMLANFRAGEG from the coding sequence GTGGGTCCGTCGCACCTCCCGCCGCCCGGCCAGCCGGTGCTCCGCATTCGCGGGGTGAACCACTACTTCGGCACCGGCGACACCCGCACGCAGGTGCTGTTCGGCAACACGCTCGAAGTGATGCCGGGCGAACTGGTCATCATGAGCGGGCCGTCCGGGTCCGGCAAAACCACCATCCTCACGCTCATCGGCGGACTGCGCACACTTCAGGAGGGCGAGATCGAGGTCTGGGACGCGGACCGCGGTGACTACCGCACCCTCCGCGGCACGCCGGAACCCGAACTGGTCACCGTCCGGCGCCTCATCGGGTTCATCTTTCAGCGGCACAACTTGTTCGATTCGCTCACCGCCGTGCAGAACATCCGCATGGCCCAGCGGCTCAAGGAGAACGGCCCGGCCGACCCGGACCGGGACGCCCGCGACCTGCTCACGTACCTGTTGCTCGGTGAGCGGGACCTGTCCGGCAACCCCCAGAAATCGCGCTTCGATTACAAGCCCGCCGCGCTGTCCGGCGGCCAGCGGCAGCGGGTCGCCATCGCCCGCGCGCTGATCAACCGACCGAAACTCGTGCTGGCCGACGAGCCGACCGCGGCGCTCGACGCGAACTCCGGGCTCGCGGTCGTCACGCTCCTCCAGGAACTCGCCCGCGAGCGCTCGGCGGCGGAACTGCGGGCGCTGGTGCGCGCCGCGGAGGAGGCCGGCGAGAACGGCCGCCTCGCCGAGTGGCAGGTGGTGCTCCTGAAGCGGATCGCGAACGAACACGGCACGACGAGCCTCATCGTCACGCACGACGCGCGGATCATGAACCTCGCCGACCGCATCGTTCACATGGAGCGCGGCCGGATCGAATCGAACGTGGTCGTCGCGGAGCGGCTGTTCGTGCGCGAGGGCCTGCGCCAGAGCCCGGCGTTCGCCGCGATCCTGCCGGAGGAACAAGAGAAAATCGCGGACGCGGTGCTGATCGGCGTCCACCCGAACGAGGCCGTGCGCCCGGACCAACTGGCCGCGCGGCCCGGCCGCGTGGAGGTGTACGAACCGGGCCAGGTGATCGTCCGCGAGGGCGACCCGGTGAACGAACTCAGCAAGTTCTACCTGATCCGCCGCGGCACGGTGGAGGTGCTCCGCGCCGCCAACGGCGCGCCCCAGAAGCTGACCGAAATGGGACCGGGGCGGTACTTCGGCGAAGTGGCGTTCCTGCTGAACCAGCCGCGCAACGCGACCGTCCGCGCGCTGACCCGCGCGGAGGTGTACACGGTGGACCGCGCGACGTTCGACAAGTTCCGGTCCGTGAGCCTGCCGTTCGTCGAGCGGATGCTGGCGAACTTCCGCGCGGGAGAAGGGTAA
- the infB gene encoding translation initiation factor IF-2 has translation MKLTPEMIDRLRAASARGQRLTLTDVARTPAAAPGQPNKPGEGPARPGGPPRPGAAPAARPGEAVDDEEEKKKSGVIGRDSRHKNRGSDRGRSSGGPRVDRGSVILGPGGQVDLIDQQSGSRRGPRAALLRKAQRRGEIKPIIKEGKIEIGLPITVRSLSEAIGMKTGELAKRLLKETNQLYGNNSPVDFDTAALIAVEKNIELVVKRQKTAEEILIEEFEQMATNVDPEKLRPRPPIVTIMGHVDHGKTTLLDRIRQSNVAAGEVGGITQVIRAWSVMHKVKDPETGEKVIESPITFLDTPGHEAFTKMRARGANVTDIAVIVVAATDGVMPQTEEAVAHARAADVRIVVAINKVDAPNANVDRTRRQLYNLSLLPDNMGGDVQFVETSALTGQGIDDLLDAIVIESEINLAGELLADPARPAFGTCLEGYMTADEGVMATVLVQQGTLKKGDILLCGANYGRVRSMQNDQGVNIEEAGPSTPVLVTGLGGVPNADDPFYVVEELTTAAKIAEARETKDREKTLNRFAPVNVENFAATKSKQKITELKIILKAEARGSVEAIRKELEKLTHEEVTTRILHAGIGAITESDVQLALTSPEDTLVIGFNVTADDAAMHLAEERDISLREYQIIYNLVDDVKAQLEGRLKPIEEVVHLGRAVVRQTFKHGKVGTIAGCYVTSGVLERSARVRVIRGGVVVFPPADKVVGLDSLKRFKDDAKEVREGFECGLKITDFNDIKVDDVIEAFKIESRARTL, from the coding sequence GTGAAGCTCACGCCCGAGATGATCGACCGCCTCCGTGCCGCCAGCGCCCGCGGTCAGCGGCTCACGCTCACCGACGTGGCCCGCACCCCGGCCGCCGCGCCGGGCCAGCCCAACAAGCCGGGTGAGGGACCGGCCCGCCCCGGCGGCCCGCCCCGGCCCGGGGCCGCCCCGGCGGCCCGCCCCGGCGAGGCTGTCGATGACGAAGAAGAAAAGAAGAAGAGCGGCGTCATCGGCCGCGATTCGCGGCACAAGAACCGCGGCAGCGACCGCGGCCGGTCGAGCGGCGGCCCGCGCGTGGACCGCGGCTCGGTCATCCTCGGCCCCGGCGGCCAGGTCGACCTCATCGACCAGCAGTCCGGCTCGCGCCGCGGCCCGCGCGCCGCGCTGTTGCGCAAGGCGCAGCGCCGCGGCGAAATCAAGCCGATCATCAAGGAAGGCAAGATCGAGATCGGCCTGCCGATCACCGTCCGCAGCCTGTCCGAAGCCATCGGCATGAAGACCGGCGAGCTGGCGAAGCGGCTCCTGAAGGAAACGAACCAGCTCTACGGCAACAACTCGCCGGTGGACTTCGACACGGCCGCGCTCATCGCCGTCGAGAAGAACATCGAGCTGGTCGTCAAGCGGCAGAAGACCGCCGAAGAGATCCTGATCGAAGAGTTCGAGCAGATGGCGACGAACGTGGACCCGGAGAAGCTCCGGCCGCGGCCGCCGATCGTCACCATCATGGGCCACGTGGACCACGGCAAGACGACGCTGCTCGACCGGATCCGGCAGTCGAACGTCGCGGCCGGCGAGGTCGGCGGCATCACGCAGGTGATCCGCGCGTGGTCCGTCATGCACAAGGTCAAGGACCCGGAGACCGGCGAAAAGGTCATCGAGTCGCCGATCACGTTCCTCGACACCCCGGGCCACGAGGCGTTCACCAAGATGCGCGCCCGCGGGGCGAACGTCACGGACATCGCCGTCATCGTGGTCGCCGCCACCGACGGCGTCATGCCGCAGACGGAAGAGGCCGTCGCCCACGCCCGCGCCGCGGACGTGCGGATCGTCGTCGCCATCAACAAGGTGGACGCGCCCAACGCGAACGTGGACCGCACCCGCCGCCAGCTCTACAACCTGAGCCTGCTGCCGGACAACATGGGCGGCGACGTCCAGTTCGTCGAGACCTCGGCCCTCACCGGCCAGGGCATCGACGACCTGCTCGACGCCATCGTCATCGAGTCGGAAATCAACCTCGCCGGCGAGCTCCTGGCGGACCCGGCCCGGCCCGCGTTCGGCACCTGCCTCGAAGGGTACATGACCGCCGACGAGGGCGTGATGGCGACCGTCCTCGTGCAACAGGGCACGCTCAAGAAGGGCGACATCCTCCTGTGCGGCGCCAACTACGGCCGCGTCCGGTCGATGCAGAACGACCAGGGCGTGAACATCGAGGAGGCCGGCCCGAGCACCCCGGTCCTCGTCACCGGCCTGGGCGGCGTGCCCAACGCCGACGACCCGTTCTACGTGGTCGAGGAGCTGACCACCGCGGCCAAGATCGCCGAGGCCCGCGAGACCAAGGACCGCGAGAAGACGCTCAACCGGTTCGCCCCGGTGAACGTGGAGAACTTCGCGGCCACCAAGAGCAAGCAGAAGATCACCGAGCTGAAGATCATCCTCAAGGCCGAGGCCCGCGGGTCGGTCGAGGCCATCCGCAAGGAGCTGGAGAAGCTGACGCACGAGGAGGTGACCACCCGCATCCTGCACGCCGGCATCGGGGCCATCACCGAGTCCGACGTGCAACTGGCCCTCACCAGCCCGGAGGACACGCTCGTCATCGGGTTCAACGTGACCGCCGACGACGCGGCCATGCACCTGGCCGAGGAGCGCGACATCAGCCTCCGCGAGTACCAGATCATCTACAACCTCGTGGACGACGTGAAGGCCCAGCTCGAGGGCCGGCTCAAGCCGATCGAGGAGGTGGTCCACCTGGGCCGCGCCGTGGTCCGGCAGACGTTCAAGCACGGCAAGGTGGGCACCATCGCCGGGTGCTACGTCACCAGCGGCGTGCTGGAGCGGTCGGCCCGGGTCCGCGTCATCCGCGGCGGCGTCGTGGTGTTCCCGCCCGCGGACAAGGTGGTCGGCCTCGACTCGCTCAAGCGGTTCAAGGACGACGCCAAGGAGGTCCGCGAGGGCTTCGAGTGCGGTCTCAAGATCACCGACTTCAACGACATCAAGGTGGACGACGTGATCGAGGCGTTCAAGATCGAGAGCCGGGCGCGGACCCTCTAA